A stretch of the Thiocystis violascens DSM 198 genome encodes the following:
- a CDS encoding rhodanese-like domain-containing protein: MAGAYDAKLAESYANLFMPVQGLQAGKALHCIKPEAFVNRVKRGEPMVTLDVRTPAETGIFTAALPGHLTLSLHELFLPANLARIPKDRTVVVLCKSGLRASAAGTALRHIGFENVFILEGGFKALVDYLDPMTANQLPAVELVTSRIPREVAASLGCHGWQSNLRRFDWMTAICPT, from the coding sequence TTGGCTGGGGCCTACGATGCGAAGCTCGCCGAAAGCTATGCCAATCTGTTCATGCCGGTTCAAGGGTTACAGGCGGGCAAGGCGTTGCATTGCATCAAGCCGGAAGCCTTCGTCAACCGAGTGAAACGGGGTGAACCGATGGTCACGCTCGACGTGCGCACACCCGCGGAGACCGGGATCTTCACCGCCGCGTTACCCGGTCATCTCACTCTCTCGCTCCACGAACTCTTTCTTCCAGCGAATCTCGCCCGCATACCGAAGGATCGAACCGTGGTGGTTCTCTGCAAATCCGGTCTTCGAGCTTCCGCCGCCGGCACGGCCTTGCGCCATATCGGTTTTGAAAACGTCTTCATTTTGGAGGGCGGATTCAAAGCGCTCGTCGACTATCTTGACCCGATGACAGCGAATCAACTCCCTGCCGTCGAGTTAGTTACCTCAAGAATCCCGCGCGAGGTAGCCGCGTCGTTGGGTTGCCATGGTTGGCAATCCAACCTTCGGCGGTTCGATTGGATGACCGCCATCTGCCCGACGTAG
- a CDS encoding NUDIX domain-containing protein, which produces MTKPVTPLLAADAIIELADRPGRPIVLIERRYPPPGWAIPGGFVDIGERLEQAAVREALEETALRVTLRALLGLYSDPQRDPRGHTVTAVYVAEATGEPRAQDDARNLAVFSVDALPELLAFDHALVLRDYLRFRETGEVAPLRGGSGNR; this is translated from the coding sequence ATGACCAAACCCGTGACCCCACTGCTGGCCGCCGATGCCATCATCGAGCTGGCCGACCGGCCCGGCCGCCCGATCGTGCTCATCGAGCGCCGCTATCCGCCGCCTGGCTGGGCGATTCCCGGCGGTTTCGTGGACATCGGCGAACGCCTGGAGCAGGCCGCCGTGCGCGAGGCATTGGAAGAAACGGCGCTGCGGGTGACGCTGCGCGCCTTGCTGGGGCTCTACTCGGACCCGCAACGGGATCCGCGCGGCCACACGGTCACCGCTGTTTATGTGGCCGAGGCAACCGGCGAGCCCCGCGCCCAGGACGACGCGCGCAACCTGGCGGTCTTTTCGGTCGATGCGCTGCCTGAACTGCTCGCCTTCGATCATGCCCTGGTGCTCCGCGACTATCTGCGCTTCCGGGAGACGGGCGAGGTCGCACCGCTGCGGGGCGGCTCTGGCAATCGCTGA
- a CDS encoding DUF2499 domain-containing protein, protein MLLSWPTWLIHLFTVTEWLVAMRLFWRYGTLIQRREPRVFAVCMTPHLLGGILILLFHLSGDTQRWLLELARVMTFGGSLSLLAATLAMTLGRRQRWAWVIVPAGLLWALAQWPLLGDSSAVLLRGANVAYLLFLLTLLLVYRRDRTLFSPVTIGGFWFLLAFVAVTILSTRIATVTQGLPSLSHADLLHGASESLLSVSNLLVALGVFLHIQRFGRPTARRLDGATQTDGDAR, encoded by the coding sequence ATGCTGCTCTCCTGGCCCACCTGGCTGATTCATCTCTTCACCGTCACGGAATGGCTGGTGGCGATGCGGCTCTTCTGGCGCTACGGCACGCTGATCCAGCGCCGGGAACCGCGGGTCTTCGCCGTTTGCATGACGCCGCATTTACTGGGCGGCATCCTGATTCTGCTGTTTCATCTCAGCGGGGATACGCAACGGTGGCTGTTGGAACTGGCGCGGGTCATGACCTTTGGCGGGAGCCTGTCGCTGTTGGCCGCGACGCTGGCGATGACGCTGGGTCGCCGGCAGCGCTGGGCGTGGGTCATCGTGCCGGCGGGTCTCCTCTGGGCACTGGCGCAGTGGCCCCTGCTCGGGGACTCCAGCGCGGTCCTGTTGCGCGGCGCGAATGTCGCTTATCTGCTCTTTCTGTTGACGTTGCTGCTGGTGTATCGTCGCGACCGAACGCTGTTTTCGCCGGTGACGATCGGCGGCTTCTGGTTCCTGCTGGCGTTTGTCGCGGTGACGATCCTCAGTACCCGGATCGCGACGGTCACGCAGGGCTTGCCGAGTCTGTCACACGCGGATCTGCTGCATGGCGCGAGCGAAAGCCTGCTGTCCGTGAGCAATCTCTTGGTGGCGCTGGGCGTGTTCCTTCACATTCAACGCTTCGGTCGGCCAACCGCACGCCGGCTTGACGGGGCGACTCAGACCGACGGAGACGCGCGATGA
- a CDS encoding serine/threonine-protein kinase gives MNLEKTRPMQSSRADEQETQVLAPRPAADGIPPNTLLVNTYRVERLLGGGGMGEVYLARHAGLGTEHAVKVIRPSMGGNAQVMDLFYREAKVLRGVRHDAVVNYDGFVRDDQGRDYLVMEYVEGAPLSERLKHEPLTVEEVLTLRDRLCAGLAEAHRKGAVHRDLSPDNVILPGDRIESAKLIDFGLCKLTDPGQETIVGTSFAGKYRYASPEQFGLYGGVVDARSDIYSLGLLLAAALGRPLEMGESFAAALRSRQNLPDLSAVPAALRDWLTAMLQPDPAARPASVEALLERWPASALLAVKDSAEASKDAGAGRIGSGPATGRRWLVPAIVLILLLGMGASLYWVLRPLDVPRTPTGESGISTAKSRIEAGEPAVSKIDPVDREPDRPATPAMENLEGLIRSDRLEDAFALIQARLASDKPPTDQIWALAERLRAAGKIDPAFALIRVLATDAHGPAAFALAEFYDPLLWSDTTSPFSRPNAEKARDWYRRAAELGVAEAGVRLEAMQSAETMP, from the coding sequence ATGAACCTGGAGAAAACCCGACCGATGCAGTCCTCCCGCGCGGATGAGCAGGAAACCCAGGTGCTGGCCCCGCGGCCCGCCGCCGACGGCATCCCACCCAATACGCTGCTCGTCAACACGTACCGGGTGGAGCGTCTGCTTGGCGGGGGCGGCATGGGGGAGGTCTATCTGGCCCGCCATGCCGGACTGGGGACCGAGCACGCAGTCAAGGTGATCCGCCCGTCCATGGGCGGTAACGCGCAGGTCATGGATCTTTTCTATCGCGAGGCGAAGGTGCTCCGCGGCGTCCGACACGATGCGGTGGTGAACTACGATGGCTTCGTGCGCGATGACCAGGGCCGGGACTATCTGGTCATGGAGTACGTGGAGGGGGCGCCGCTCTCCGAGCGACTGAAGCACGAGCCCTTGACGGTCGAGGAGGTTCTGACCCTGCGCGACCGGTTGTGCGCCGGGCTCGCCGAGGCGCATCGCAAGGGGGCGGTGCACCGCGATCTCTCCCCGGACAATGTGATCCTCCCGGGAGACCGAATCGAGTCCGCCAAGCTCATCGACTTCGGGCTCTGCAAGCTCACCGATCCAGGTCAGGAAACCATTGTGGGTACGTCCTTTGCCGGCAAGTATCGCTATGCCTCCCCAGAACAATTCGGGCTCTATGGTGGGGTGGTGGACGCCCGCTCGGACATTTATAGCCTGGGCCTGCTCCTGGCCGCCGCCCTGGGTCGGCCGCTGGAGATGGGAGAGAGTTTCGCGGCCGCCCTGCGGAGTCGTCAGAATTTGCCGGACTTGAGCGCGGTGCCCGCCGCGCTGCGCGACTGGTTGACCGCCATGCTGCAACCGGACCCGGCGGCGCGTCCGGCCAGTGTGGAGGCGCTGCTGGAGCGCTGGCCTGCCTCCGCGCTCCTCGCCGTCAAGGATTCCGCTGAAGCGTCTAAGGATGCGGGTGCTGGGCGGATTGGATCGGGTCCGGCGACAGGTCGCCGCTGGCTGGTTCCCGCCATCGTGCTGATCCTGCTTCTGGGGATGGGCGCCAGTCTCTACTGGGTCTTGCGGCCGCTCGATGTCCCCCGGACGCCGACGGGCGAGTCGGGGATCTCGACCGCCAAGTCCCGAATCGAGGCTGGCGAGCCGGCCGTGTCGAAGATCGACCCGGTGGATCGCGAGCCGGACAGGCCGGCGACTCCAGCCATGGAGAACCTGGAAGGGCTGATTCGGTCCGATCGGCTGGAGGATGCCTTCGCCCTGATCCAAGCCCGTCTCGCCTCGGATAAACCGCCCACGGACCAGATCTGGGCACTGGCCGAACGCCTGCGCGCCGCCGGCAAGATCGATCCGGCCTTCGCCCTGATCCGGGTGCTCGCGACGGACGCGCATGGGCCGGCGGCCTTCGCCCTGGCGGAATTCTATGACCCGCTCCTTTGGTCTGACACGACATCGCCGTTCTCCAGGCCGAATGCCGAGAAGGCCCGTGACTGGTATCGGCGCGCCGCCGAGTTGGGTGTCGCGGAGGCGGGTGTGCGTCTGGAAGCCATGCAGTCCGCCGAGACCATGCCATGA
- a CDS encoding vWA domain-containing protein, with translation MNRYASAQSFPMRQEAPRNQRPRVDLRSLAIAWLLGAMLGSCPLALGADREALPMTGKTGLYQRVLTRPGALLNETPGKSGASGEVLPPLSILHVYARQRIGDQDWIEVGAAVRNGVQGWLPATAAIDWRQTLTVAFARTENREPALFFRDQASLVSLLESEQLTPETNRLRAAIQAGQIPDGFPAIAREPDTYVDPNRQFYLLPILGFEEVYLESGHSATLLNIAAVTLQAGEQDLLASEPTGTGGEIPVDGAVSVSADYRAAVVFVIDTTTSMGPYINRTRDAVRRIYDQLKGSPMGDALTFGLVAYRDNVDVAPGLGYVTQVVATLKDGRDPSAFLSRIAQVEESNVSSKGFNEDAFAGIHDAIERIDWSGYAGRFIVLITDAGARDATDPLARTQLGAERLRLLAQEKDQVAGGGKIAIATLHLLTPEGRQTHAGAAAQYRALSRWGDAGDLYFPVEGGSVDAFGAQVDTLADVLVQQIQGIRSGQVIQVPKVSDANEVERRTALVGRAMQLAYLGRERGSRAPRLIDAWVADRDLLDPSQKTLEVRVLITKNQLSDLQETLEAIFRAGEGTFMSPKDFFGQLRGAAAALARNPNQVSQVQVGRLADVGLVGEWLDDLPYTSQVMNLTEARWLSRSFAEQQEVLDAIEEKIRLYRRIHDETDRWITLAPTVPKGESVTTVPLDVLP, from the coding sequence ATGAATCGATATGCGTCCGCTCAGTCATTCCCGATGCGTCAGGAGGCTCCGCGCAACCAGCGGCCACGGGTCGATTTACGTTCCCTCGCGATCGCATGGCTTCTAGGCGCCATGCTCGGCTCCTGCCCCCTCGCCCTGGGCGCCGATCGGGAGGCGCTGCCCATGACCGGCAAGACCGGACTCTACCAGCGGGTGCTGACCCGCCCTGGCGCGCTGCTCAACGAGACGCCGGGCAAGTCGGGTGCCAGTGGCGAGGTTTTGCCCCCCTTGAGCATTCTCCATGTCTATGCGCGTCAACGCATCGGCGACCAGGATTGGATCGAGGTGGGCGCGGCGGTTCGCAATGGCGTTCAGGGCTGGCTGCCCGCCACCGCCGCGATCGACTGGCGCCAGACGCTCACTGTTGCCTTCGCGCGCACCGAAAATCGGGAGCCGGCACTGTTTTTCCGCGACCAGGCGAGCCTCGTGAGTCTCCTGGAATCCGAGCAACTGACGCCGGAAACCAACCGCCTGCGAGCGGCGATTCAAGCAGGCCAGATCCCTGATGGCTTCCCGGCGATCGCCAGGGAACCGGACACCTATGTGGACCCCAACCGCCAGTTCTACCTGCTGCCCATTCTCGGATTCGAGGAGGTCTATCTGGAAAGCGGACACAGCGCCACTCTGCTCAACATAGCGGCGGTTACGCTCCAGGCGGGGGAGCAGGATCTGCTCGCCAGCGAGCCCACTGGGACTGGCGGGGAAATTCCCGTCGACGGGGCGGTGAGCGTATCGGCGGACTACCGCGCGGCGGTGGTCTTCGTCATCGACACCACGACCTCCATGGGCCCCTACATCAACCGCACCCGTGACGCGGTGCGGCGGATCTACGATCAGCTCAAAGGTTCGCCCATGGGCGACGCACTGACGTTTGGCCTAGTCGCCTACCGGGACAATGTGGATGTCGCCCCTGGTCTGGGCTACGTGACCCAAGTCGTCGCGACCCTGAAAGACGGGCGCGACCCATCCGCGTTTCTCTCCCGGATCGCCCAGGTCGAGGAATCCAACGTCTCCAGCAAGGGTTTCAACGAGGACGCCTTCGCCGGCATTCATGACGCCATCGAAAGGATCGACTGGAGCGGCTACGCGGGACGCTTCATCGTGCTGATCACCGACGCCGGGGCGCGGGATGCCACGGATCCGCTGGCCCGCACCCAGTTGGGCGCGGAGCGTCTGCGACTTCTGGCGCAGGAAAAAGATCAGGTGGCTGGGGGCGGCAAGATCGCGATCGCGACCCTGCACCTTCTGACGCCCGAGGGCCGCCAGACCCACGCGGGCGCGGCCGCCCAGTACCGGGCACTGAGTCGCTGGGGCGATGCGGGCGATCTGTATTTTCCGGTGGAAGGCGGCTCGGTCGATGCCTTCGGCGCCCAGGTGGACACCCTGGCCGATGTCCTGGTGCAGCAGATCCAGGGCATCCGCTCGGGTCAGGTCATCCAGGTTCCCAAAGTGTCCGACGCGAACGAGGTGGAGCGCAGAACCGCCTTGGTGGGCCGGGCCATGCAGCTCGCCTATCTCGGGCGGGAACGCGGTAGCCGGGCGCCGCGTCTGATCGACGCCTGGGTTGCGGATCGGGATCTGCTCGACCCGAGCCAGAAGACCCTTGAGGTTCGGGTGCTGATCACCAAGAATCAGTTGAGCGATCTCCAGGAGACTCTGGAGGCGATCTTCAGGGCGGGGGAGGGAACCTTCATGAGTCCCAAGGACTTCTTCGGCCAGTTGCGGGGGGCCGCCGCGGCCCTGGCGCGCAACCCAAACCAGGTCAGTCAGGTCCAGGTGGGCCGGCTAGCGGATGTCGGTCTGGTGGGCGAGTGGCTGGACGACTTGCCCTATACCAGCCAGGTGATGAATCTCACCGAGGCGCGTTGGCTGTCGCGCTCCTTCGCGGAGCAGCAGGAGGTGCTGGACGCGATCGAGGAGAAGATCCGGCTCTATCGCCGCATCCACGATGAGACCGACCGCTGGATCACGCTCGCGCCGACTGTGCCCAAGGGCGAATCCGTCACCACCGTTCCTCTGGACGTACTGCCTTGA
- a CDS encoding ABC transporter ATP-binding protein, whose amino-acid sequence MRLNASQPVYVCRNLVKRRLSAPEAGAGSGSGVAGFELRVPSLTIAPGEVAVLRGESGSGKSTLLDLLALALRPDGADTFSFRPEHREPTDLLRLWERSDLNELGRLRGARIGYVLQTGGLLPFLTARENIALACRLLGRNPGGHIERLAERLSIVDQLDRRPGQLSVGERQRVAIARAMAHRPSVILADEPTASVDPVNAVAIRELLLELVRKAGITAVIATHDWTPGAVSGVQILEHRIERDGDLTRSLFWN is encoded by the coding sequence TTGAGGCTCAATGCCTCGCAGCCGGTCTATGTCTGCCGGAATCTGGTCAAGCGTCGACTGAGCGCGCCGGAAGCAGGCGCGGGGTCGGGTTCTGGCGTGGCGGGCTTCGAGCTGCGGGTGCCCTCGCTCACCATCGCGCCGGGCGAGGTGGCGGTGCTGCGCGGCGAGAGTGGCAGCGGCAAGAGTACCCTGCTCGATCTGCTGGCACTGGCGCTGCGGCCCGACGGGGCCGACACCTTCAGTTTTCGTCCCGAGCATCGAGAACCGACGGACCTGCTCCGGCTGTGGGAGCGAAGCGATCTGAACGAACTTGGCCGGTTGCGCGGGGCGCGGATTGGCTATGTGCTCCAGACCGGCGGCTTGCTGCCTTTTCTCACCGCACGGGAGAATATCGCCCTGGCCTGCCGGCTGCTGGGACGCAACCCTGGCGGACACATCGAGCGACTGGCGGAGCGCCTGAGTATCGTCGACCAGTTGGACCGGCGACCTGGGCAGCTCTCGGTGGGCGAACGCCAGCGGGTGGCGATCGCCCGGGCCATGGCCCATCGTCCGAGCGTGATCCTGGCGGACGAGCCGACCGCCTCGGTGGATCCGGTGAACGCCGTCGCGATCCGCGAACTGCTCCTGGAGTTGGTCCGGAAGGCCGGCATCACGGCGGTGATCGCCACCCATGACTGGACGCCTGGGGCGGTATCCGGCGTCCAGATTCTGGAGCACCGCATCGAGCGCGACGGCGATCTGACCCGCTCGCTCTTCTGGAATTAA
- a CDS encoding FtsX-like permease family protein — protein MHATREILRLAYRDFAHERRISLCYVLALTAVLAPLLILFGLKFGLVDTLAQRLVQSPANREIGAVGSDRFDSAWFERMTARTDVAFVIPNTRRIAASLSRLQNLKTGSELRALQMIPSGPRDPLLGPHFKPPDGLAELVLSVSAAGKLGVAAGERLLARIDRSHGGRDEGVVWEVMVTGVLSPDIMSEEAALVSLPLLVATEDYRDGVAVPALGWAGTAPPQVARSFARFRLYAASIDDVARLESDLSAEGIAVRSQLAEIASMQTLDRNLSRVFWLIAFIGTLGFLASLAANLLANVERKWRELSILRLIGFPTASLILFPVAQAALVAALGAIAAVLVYLPVSSILNGWFVLSLQPGESICRLLPIHVALALVTTLFGAAAAAAWAGWRAARIEPAEGIRDV, from the coding sequence ATGCACGCCACCCGTGAGATCCTGCGGCTCGCCTATCGGGATTTCGCCCACGAACGGCGCATCTCGCTGTGTTACGTGCTGGCGCTGACGGCGGTGCTCGCCCCGCTCCTGATCCTCTTCGGTCTCAAATTTGGGCTGGTGGACACCCTGGCCCAACGTCTGGTGCAGTCGCCCGCCAATCGGGAGATCGGCGCGGTGGGAAGTGACCGGTTCGACTCTGCCTGGTTCGAGCGCATGACCGCCCGGACGGATGTGGCCTTCGTGATTCCCAACACCCGGCGTATCGCCGCAAGCCTGAGCCGGCTCCAGAATCTGAAGACCGGGAGCGAACTGCGCGCGCTCCAGATGATCCCCAGCGGTCCCCGCGATCCATTGCTCGGGCCGCATTTCAAGCCCCCCGATGGACTCGCGGAACTGGTTCTCTCGGTCAGCGCGGCGGGCAAGCTCGGGGTCGCCGCCGGGGAACGGCTTCTGGCCCGGATCGACCGCAGCCATGGCGGTCGTGACGAGGGCGTGGTCTGGGAGGTCATGGTCACTGGCGTCTTGTCCCCGGACATCATGAGCGAGGAAGCCGCGCTGGTCTCGCTGCCACTTCTCGTCGCCACCGAGGATTATCGGGACGGGGTCGCGGTACCCGCGCTCGGTTGGGCGGGTACCGCGCCGCCGCAGGTCGCGCGGAGTTTCGCGCGGTTTCGACTCTATGCGGCGAGCATCGATGACGTGGCGCGTCTGGAGTCGGACCTGAGCGCCGAGGGGATCGCGGTACGCAGCCAGTTGGCGGAGATCGCGAGCATGCAGACTCTGGACCGGAATCTGAGCCGGGTCTTCTGGCTGATCGCGTTCATCGGCACCCTGGGTTTCCTCGCCTCGCTGGCCGCCAACCTGCTTGCCAATGTCGAGCGCAAGTGGCGGGAACTCAGCATTCTGCGACTTATCGGCTTCCCCACGGCGAGCCTCATCCTGTTCCCGGTCGCGCAGGCCGCCCTGGTTGCTGCGCTGGGAGCGATCGCCGCGGTGCTGGTCTATCTGCCGGTATCATCGATCCTGAATGGCTGGTTCGTTTTGAGTCTGCAACCGGGCGAGTCGATCTGCCGGCTCCTGCCCATCCATGTCGCGCTCGCGCTCGTCACCACCCTGTTTGGCGCCGCCGCGGCCGCCGCCTGGGCCGGTTGGCGGGCCGCGCGCATCGAACCCGCCGAGGGGATTCGCGATGTCTGA
- a CDS encoding formylglycine-generating enzyme family protein has product MRLAPCILPLALLLATLSVLGAEIAWPDKFYNPAPTPPDQPSDLILPLPCGGAMAFRPVEIPGGGWLDDRPVELGHSDAERGYKEGRRLSHLAGAFTTKGGATRRYYLGKYEVTRDQYAALMEPDCPKPNMRGRLPMTGASWFEAVDLTRRYTEWLLGEAPDALPKEDRASGFLRLPTEEEWEFAARGGLAVDAADFLAPRFPMPEGDLARYAWYESSGSAEGVLHPVGLLKPNPLGLHDILGNASELTLTPFHLDRRGRDHGQAGGFVSRGGDLLTPDSQLGSAVRQEHNYFDPGTGRAKTMDSLGFRLVVTAPVIVSPERLDAIKQSWTGLPQLGGEVGTDATLALQQLQELSIQTQDDAVRARLEIIQRNMEQSQSAINEARARTLRALLRTGAFMGKRVVTDAQRAEVIRSLQKLAKSRFEELSEGAKGVAGGDALVDEARSSLATKQVKWDEALREIETSLANSLSYYGDMTVGVGVDYTESEAEAQLPVVEAELQAKNNIYLIPYARLFVAHLRAYRGDQAVDKARWREDLMRIDPANQP; this is encoded by the coding sequence TTGCGCCTTGCTCCTTGCATCTTACCCCTTGCACTCTTACTGGCGACGCTGTCGGTCTTGGGCGCCGAGATCGCCTGGCCCGACAAGTTCTACAATCCGGCCCCGACTCCGCCGGATCAGCCGTCCGACCTGATCCTGCCTCTGCCCTGCGGTGGTGCCATGGCCTTTCGGCCGGTCGAGATTCCCGGTGGTGGCTGGCTGGACGACCGACCGGTGGAACTTGGGCACAGCGACGCGGAGCGTGGCTATAAGGAGGGTCGGCGCCTGAGCCATCTGGCTGGAGCCTTCACGACCAAGGGGGGCGCGACGCGGCGGTATTATCTCGGCAAGTACGAGGTGACTCGCGATCAGTATGCCGCGCTGATGGAGCCGGACTGCCCCAAACCCAACATGCGCGGACGCCTACCCATGACCGGGGCGAGCTGGTTCGAGGCGGTGGACCTCACCCGCCGCTATACGGAGTGGCTGCTGGGCGAGGCGCCGGATGCGCTGCCCAAGGAGGACCGGGCGTCCGGATTTCTGCGCCTACCCACCGAAGAGGAGTGGGAGTTTGCCGCACGCGGTGGGCTGGCCGTGGACGCCGCCGATTTTCTCGCCCCCCGTTTTCCCATGCCGGAGGGCGACCTGGCCCGCTATGCCTGGTACGAAAGCTCCGGCTCTGCCGAGGGCGTACTGCACCCGGTGGGGCTTTTGAAACCCAATCCGCTCGGTCTCCACGACATCCTCGGGAATGCCTCGGAGCTGACCCTCACTCCCTTCCATCTTGATCGGCGCGGTCGCGACCACGGTCAGGCCGGTGGCTTCGTCAGTCGCGGCGGCGATCTCCTGACTCCGGACAGCCAACTCGGTAGCGCGGTCCGTCAGGAACACAATTATTTCGATCCGGGCACTGGCCGGGCCAAGACCATGGACAGCCTGGGCTTCCGGCTGGTGGTGACCGCCCCAGTCATCGTCTCTCCGGAGCGCCTGGATGCCATCAAGCAATCCTGGACCGGTCTTCCGCAACTCGGCGGGGAGGTCGGCACGGATGCGACACTGGCGTTGCAGCAACTCCAGGAACTGTCGATTCAGACTCAGGACGACGCGGTACGCGCCCGCCTCGAAATCATCCAGCGCAACATGGAGCAGTCTCAGTCCGCAATTAACGAGGCGCGGGCGCGGACCCTGCGTGCCCTGCTGCGCACTGGCGCCTTCATGGGCAAGCGCGTGGTCACCGACGCCCAGCGCGCCGAGGTGATCCGCAGCCTCCAGAAGCTCGCCAAAAGCCGCTTCGAGGAGCTGAGCGAGGGTGCCAAAGGCGTTGCCGGAGGAGATGCCCTGGTTGATGAGGCGCGCTCGTCGCTCGCGACCAAGCAGGTCAAGTGGGACGAGGCACTTCGCGAGATCGAGACCAGTCTAGCCAACAGCCTGTCTTATTATGGAGACATGACGGTTGGGGTTGGCGTCGATTACACGGAGAGCGAGGCGGAGGCGCAATTGCCTGTCGTCGAGGCTGAGCTTCAGGCGAAGAACAATATCTACCTCATCCCCTATGCGCGCCTCTTCGTCGCTCATCTCCGGGCTTATCGCGGCGATCAGGCGGTAGACAAGGCGCGTTGGCGGGAGGATCTGATGCGAATTGACCCGGCGAATCAACCATGA
- a CDS encoding TIR domain-containing protein — MPRVFISYSSKDLDFIRTQLQPILDELGMVAWCSATDMRIAADWERQIRVALAQADWFVVVMSPDAQTSDWVQAETHWALEHKRGRVIPLMVRSCTPEEIHLKLGKLQYIDYRHDPAEAAARLRALIGEPASNAITRMTAPIPMHDACDATVIRERLAAEVLLFVEPDSQPGYEQRLRIQSSAMIGRMEGVDLRLPDGCISRRHAKLSVSRSSSGPVLTLDDLDSANGTYVNQERLRASRCLAVGDLIELGNVRLLVRVIEHQS, encoded by the coding sequence ATGCCGCGTGTTTTCATCAGTTACTCAAGCAAGGATCTGGATTTCATCCGGACGCAACTGCAACCCATCCTCGACGAACTCGGCATGGTCGCCTGGTGCTCCGCGACGGACATGCGAATCGCCGCGGATTGGGAGCGCCAGATCCGTGTCGCCCTGGCTCAGGCGGACTGGTTCGTGGTCGTCATGTCGCCCGATGCGCAGACCTCCGACTGGGTCCAGGCAGAGACCCACTGGGCGCTGGAACATAAGCGCGGTCGGGTCATCCCCTTGATGGTCCGCAGTTGCACTCCCGAAGAAATTCACCTAAAGCTCGGCAAGCTGCAATATATCGATTATCGCCATGATCCGGCGGAAGCCGCCGCGCGGCTACGGGCGCTGATCGGCGAACCCGCATCCAACGCAATCACCAGGATGACCGCTCCCATCCCGATGCATGACGCTTGCGATGCCACCGTCATTCGCGAACGGCTGGCGGCCGAGGTGCTGCTCTTCGTCGAACCCGACTCGCAGCCGGGATACGAACAGCGACTGCGGATCCAGTCCTCGGCGATGATCGGCAGGATGGAGGGTGTCGATTTACGCCTGCCCGACGGATGCATCTCTCGCCGGCATGCCAAATTGAGCGTGAGTCGGTCAAGTTCTGGACCAGTCTTGACACTAGACGACCTCGACAGCGCAAACGGGACTTACGTCAATCAGGAGCGCTTGAGGGCAAGCCGCTGTCTCGCCGTGGGCGATCTGATCGAACTCGGTAATGTCCGGCTCTTGGTTCGAGTCATCGAGCACCAATCGTGA
- a CDS encoding glycine zipper domain-containing protein, which produces MLKIAPGAVLGALVLGALAGGCVTPGDQLGNSVAGATSWIQGVGGGAVPAAAAEADLTPAERRLREQSRAFQKTVWEGVLIGAGAGTLWGVIQGDKGSDLLKKALVGGAVGGLAGAYIGHKQNQYSDKEDQLDSMIADVRQSNTETKELIASVRTVIAEDKRRLADVQKRYKKGQATDAEVAGVRQRIAANGSVVAQASKGAREKQGMFQGAEKTYRQQNPATDTARLQGEIQTFNRQIETLDGLASSISVA; this is translated from the coding sequence GTGCTAAAGATCGCTCCTGGCGCCGTGTTGGGTGCCCTGGTGTTGGGGGCGTTGGCCGGCGGCTGCGTCACTCCCGGAGACCAGCTCGGCAATTCGGTGGCCGGCGCCACGTCCTGGATACAGGGAGTGGGCGGCGGAGCGGTGCCCGCGGCGGCGGCGGAGGCGGATCTGACCCCAGCCGAGCGGCGCTTGCGCGAGCAAAGTCGCGCCTTCCAGAAAACGGTCTGGGAAGGGGTGCTGATCGGGGCCGGCGCCGGAACCCTGTGGGGCGTCATCCAGGGCGACAAAGGCTCCGATCTCCTGAAAAAGGCGCTGGTCGGGGGGGCTGTCGGCGGGCTCGCCGGGGCCTATATCGGACACAAACAGAATCAGTATTCGGACAAGGAGGACCAGCTCGACTCCATGATCGCTGACGTGCGTCAGTCCAATACCGAGACAAAGGAGTTGATCGCGAGCGTGCGCACGGTCATCGCCGAGGACAAGCGTCGCCTCGCCGATGTTCAAAAGCGTTACAAGAAAGGCCAGGCCACGGATGCCGAGGTTGCCGGTGTCCGTCAACGAATTGCCGCTAACGGGTCGGTGGTTGCCCAGGCGAGCAAGGGCGCGAGGGAGAAACAAGGCATGTTCCAGGGTGCGGAGAAGACCTACCGGCAGCAGAATCCCGCCACCGATACCGCCCGGCTTCAAGGAGAGATCCAGACCTTCAATCGACAGATCGAAACCCTTGACGGGCTGGCCAGCAGCATCTCGGTCGCATAG